In Calditrichota bacterium, a single window of DNA contains:
- the hslV gene encoding ATP-dependent protease subunit HslV, whose translation MQHSENTFYATTICGIRHKDKVALAGDGQVTLGNTVMKHSARKIRRLYNDKIIAGFAGAAADAFTLFERFEEKLERYSGNLPKSAVELAKDWRSDRYLRRLEALLIVMDDKNTFIISGTGDIIEPDDGIAAIGSGGSYALAAARAMVKYSKLSAGEIAKEALQVAADICIYTNTNIAVEEL comes from the coding sequence ATGCAGCACTCTGAAAACACATTTTATGCAACAACCATTTGCGGAATTAGGCACAAGGATAAAGTTGCGCTTGCCGGCGATGGACAAGTTACTCTTGGCAATACTGTAATGAAACATTCGGCACGAAAAATTAGGCGCTTGTACAATGACAAAATTATTGCCGGGTTTGCTGGCGCTGCCGCCGATGCTTTTACTCTTTTTGAGAGATTTGAGGAGAAGTTGGAACGCTATTCCGGCAATTTACCAAAATCAGCCGTAGAGCTTGCAAAAGACTGGCGGTCCGATCGCTACTTGAGAAGGCTTGAAGCTTTGCTTATAGTAATGGATGACAAAAATACTTTTATCATTTCCGGCACAGGCGATATTATTGAACCCGATGATGGCATTGCTGCAATCGGTTCCGGAGGCTCCTATGCATTAGCTGCCGCTCGTGCAATGGTCAAATATTCAAAACTTTCTGCCGGAGAGATTGCAAAAGAAGCCTTACAGGTTGCGGCGGATATTTGCATTTATACAAACACTAATATTGCTGTAGAGGAATTGTAA
- the rpoN gene encoding RNA polymerase factor sigma-54 codes for MSGIYLGQYLKLEQKLTPQQILLSTLLQLPMLSLEQRIKSELEQNPVLEEGEDDPDSLEETIEANDDEIEQVEEELKLHEQEKNKDEFDKEEIKEAQDDTDIENLFKDEDTFEIKIPKDKNTEEFERPEVSQSSLHQHLLDQFHTLSLPELEYSIGEHLIWNIRDDGYLDTNLDFIQLTEDFEIDIDVVEKVLKHIQHLEPVGIGARNLRECLLAQLEEQLLPDPMAISIIKDNFEDFKNRRFDKLMQILDADKERLQEAIDEIKQLNPKPGRELFETQTNYITPDFAVEKVEGQFVVSLNDWNIPPLRISNTYKNMLLDKKNTDTETRSYIRKKVENARWFITSIYQRKMTMMKVMEAIVSKQIQFFEKGPDFIEPLIMREIAEIIKMDISTVSRVSNGKYVQTDYGVFELKYFFNERIENEDGEEIATPRIKKRIQEIVDKEDSKKPFSDDKLSAMLKTEGFPIARRTVAKYREQLGIPVARMRKGM; via the coding sequence ATGAGTGGGATTTATTTAGGACAGTATCTTAAACTAGAACAGAAGCTGACACCACAGCAGATTTTATTATCTACTCTTTTGCAGTTGCCTATGCTTAGCCTGGAGCAACGAATAAAAAGTGAGCTTGAACAGAATCCGGTTTTGGAAGAAGGTGAAGATGATCCGGACAGCCTTGAAGAAACCATTGAAGCCAATGATGATGAAATTGAACAGGTTGAAGAGGAATTAAAGCTTCATGAGCAGGAAAAAAATAAGGACGAATTTGATAAGGAAGAGATAAAAGAAGCGCAAGATGATACAGACATCGAAAACTTGTTCAAAGATGAAGATACATTTGAAATAAAAATCCCCAAGGATAAAAATACTGAAGAATTTGAACGCCCCGAAGTAAGTCAATCCAGCCTGCACCAGCACCTTCTCGATCAATTCCATACATTAAGTTTACCAGAGTTGGAATATAGTATTGGCGAGCATTTAATCTGGAATATTCGCGATGACGGATACCTTGACACTAATCTGGATTTTATTCAATTAACTGAAGATTTTGAAATAGATATTGATGTTGTTGAGAAAGTCTTAAAACATATTCAGCATCTTGAACCGGTCGGAATTGGTGCAAGAAACTTAAGAGAATGTCTTTTAGCGCAGCTTGAAGAACAACTTCTACCAGATCCGATGGCTATTAGTATTATTAAAGATAATTTTGAAGATTTTAAGAACAGGCGTTTTGACAAATTGATGCAAATACTTGATGCGGATAAAGAACGTTTGCAGGAAGCCATTGATGAAATAAAACAGCTAAATCCAAAACCGGGTCGTGAACTTTTTGAAACACAAACTAATTATATTACTCCGGATTTTGCAGTAGAAAAAGTTGAAGGCCAGTTTGTTGTTTCTTTAAACGATTGGAATATCCCTCCATTGAGAATTAGTAATACATATAAGAATATGTTACTGGATAAAAAGAATACTGATACAGAAACACGCAGTTATATCCGCAAAAAAGTTGAGAATGCACGTTGGTTTATCACATCAATCTATCAAAGAAAAATGACCATGATGAAAGTTATGGAAGCCATAGTTAGCAAACAGATTCAATTTTTTGAAAAAGGACCGGATTTTATTGAACCCCTGATAATGCGCGAAATTGCTGAAATTATTAAAATGGATATTTCAACGGTCAGCAGGGTTTCCAATGGGAAATATGTTCAAACAGATTATGGCGTTTTTGAATTAAAATACTTTTTTAATGAGCGGATTGAAAATGAAGACGGTGAAGAAATTGCCACCCCAAGAATAAAAAAACGTATCCAGGAAATAGTCGATAAAGAAGATTCCAAAAAACCGTTTAGTGACGACAAATTATCCGCAATGCTTAAAACTGAAGGCTTTCCTATCGCGCGCAGGACAGTTGCAAAATACCGTGAGCAATTAGGTATCCCTGTTGCCAGAATGCGAAAAGGAATGTAA
- a CDS encoding alpha/beta hydrolase, which translates to MMTRPINKFSHPIRRAKTAIGDNQISYLYIDQNFDNPIIFLHGIPSSAELWREIMVLTSKDNFGVYAPDLAGYGKTRLPKDGDYSLAGSAELIAEWIKKKFGKAVWIVGHDIGGAVAQILAVTNPELVKRLTLCNSPMASSFPVLPVKIFKALAKLGLYTPIAKAGLVPNPYTISKMKAGFFDSDILSKEKIKQIFWSEKLYNEEGRRQFSRHLKALNNKKSCQVADSFSNLSIPVQLIWAKNDHYQPWQKVGTKLEKAIPNTTTFLIEQAGHYLPIEKPAEFANALVRWHDSI; encoded by the coding sequence ATGATGACGCGCCCCATTAACAAATTTTCTCACCCAATACGAAGAGCCAAGACTGCTATTGGTGACAACCAAATCTCATATCTTTATATTGATCAAAACTTTGACAACCCAATAATATTTTTACATGGCATCCCGTCCAGCGCAGAATTGTGGCGTGAAATTATGGTATTGACCAGCAAGGATAATTTTGGTGTTTATGCGCCTGATCTTGCCGGATATGGAAAAACACGTTTGCCTAAAGATGGTGATTATTCATTAGCAGGTTCTGCAGAATTAATAGCAGAATGGATTAAAAAAAAATTTGGTAAAGCTGTCTGGATAGTTGGCCACGATATTGGTGGTGCTGTTGCCCAGATTTTAGCGGTTACCAATCCCGAACTTGTAAAAAGACTCACACTATGCAACTCTCCAATGGCTTCATCATTCCCGGTATTGCCTGTAAAAATTTTTAAAGCCCTTGCCAAATTAGGGCTATACACCCCAATCGCAAAAGCAGGTCTTGTACCAAACCCATATACCATATCCAAAATGAAAGCCGGTTTTTTTGACTCTGATATCCTCTCAAAAGAAAAAATAAAGCAAATATTCTGGTCAGAAAAACTATATAATGAAGAAGGCCGGAGACAGTTTTCCCGGCACCTAAAAGCCCTGAATAATAAAAAAAGCTGCCAGGTTGCAGACAGCTTTAGTAATCTTTCAATACCTGTTCAATTAATTTGGGCTAAAAATGATCACTACCAACCATGGCAAAAAGTGGGCACCAAACTGGAAAAAGCTATTCCAAACACCACAACTTTTCTGATTGAACAGGCAGGCCATTATTTACCCATTGAAAAACCCGCAGAATTTGCAAACGCCCTGGTTCGTTGGCATGATTCTATTTAG
- a CDS encoding oligosaccharide flippase family protein: MTEKIKSLFNNGFLKNIFVLLKGVTISQLISLASLPIITRYFTPTEFGYIAVYLGIAKVLATISTGRYELAIMLPKNNSNAMIVSVISAIFVMITAIISTIIVLLFSEPIAGFFNINDVTYLLYFLPLSIIFFGLNQTAYHWSSRNKNFSYLANTRVIQSSSTSLLNILFGFLNFGTPGLLSGNLSGQFFSSFYLVKKWIKDIQSVKEDITKKVLLKELIDYKNFPYFSMPMGFLNSISGNLLIYVFSIFFSAKLVGFYSHAFRVLNYPLNFITSSFTSVFYQRLNVTNNKLKLYTYSYFSSLIISTVILIPVIFWGDLLFAFVFGVEWTEAGKIAGIITPLAITSFAMRNVSDVFSATRKNEILLGWQSFYLVSGLFVIFLFKDQSINLLLHFFTFVGSVLYTVLAYVGYRILKNNSGKNND, translated from the coding sequence GTGACAGAAAAGATTAAAAGCCTTTTTAACAACGGTTTTCTAAAAAATATCTTTGTGTTATTAAAAGGCGTTACAATTTCTCAATTGATCTCCCTGGCATCGCTTCCAATTATCACCCGATATTTTACGCCTACCGAGTTTGGTTATATTGCAGTTTATTTAGGCATTGCAAAAGTATTGGCAACTATTTCTACCGGTCGATATGAATTGGCCATTATGCTGCCAAAAAACAATTCTAATGCAATGATTGTGTCTGTTATCAGTGCAATTTTTGTAATGATAACTGCCATAATCTCTACAATAATTGTTTTATTATTTAGTGAACCAATAGCCGGTTTTTTTAATATAAATGATGTGACCTATCTTTTATATTTTTTACCATTAAGTATTATTTTTTTTGGATTAAACCAGACAGCGTATCATTGGTCCAGTCGCAACAAAAATTTTAGTTATTTGGCCAATACACGTGTTATTCAAAGCTCTTCAACATCATTGCTAAATATACTTTTCGGGTTTTTAAATTTTGGAACTCCTGGATTGTTAAGCGGTAATTTAAGCGGACAATTCTTCTCTTCATTTTATCTGGTAAAAAAATGGATTAAAGATATTCAATCTGTAAAAGAGGATATAACAAAAAAAGTGCTTTTAAAAGAATTGATTGATTATAAGAATTTCCCATACTTTTCCATGCCGATGGGCTTCCTTAATTCAATTTCAGGGAATTTACTGATTTATGTTTTTAGCATATTTTTCTCTGCAAAATTAGTTGGATTTTACTCACACGCTTTTCGCGTTTTAAATTATCCACTAAATTTTATAACATCATCTTTTACATCCGTATTTTACCAAAGACTAAATGTTACAAATAATAAACTGAAACTATATACATATTCGTATTTCAGCAGCTTGATTATTTCTACCGTAATTTTAATACCAGTCATTTTTTGGGGTGATTTATTATTTGCTTTTGTTTTTGGAGTTGAATGGACAGAAGCAGGAAAAATTGCCGGGATTATCACACCGTTGGCCATAACAAGTTTTGCTATGCGCAATGTCAGCGATGTATTTTCTGCAACCAGAAAAAATGAAATACTTCTTGGCTGGCAATCTTTTTATTTGGTAAGCGGTTTATTTGTTATCTTTTTATTTAAAGATCAAAGTATTAATTTGTTGTTACATTTTTTCACCTTTGTTGGATCGGTGCTGTACACTGTTTTGGCTTATGTTGGCTATAGAATTTTAAAAAACAATTCCGGTAAAAATAATGATTAA
- the argF gene encoding ornithine carbamoyltransferase yields MNKDFISIADYSREEIEHIFDVTKDLKDKTKAGTEHHVCEGKSMSMIFAKPSARTRISFETGMYQLGGYALYLSPNDIGIGKREAVKDIAQVVSRYNDVIMARLFEHAHMVEMAKFASVPVINGLTDYNHPCQIMADIYTVKEHKGRHTDLKITYIGDGNNIANSWINLAAKLPLHLVICSPGGYEPDPDTLEYARNEGISTVEVLTDPVAAVKDADVIYTDVWASMGQEEEAAERRKIFMPYQVNSQLMQHAHKDALVMHCLPAHRGDEITDEVIDGPQSIVFDEAENRMHVQKAIISVLLNK; encoded by the coding sequence GTGAACAAGGATTTTATTTCAATCGCAGATTATTCTCGTGAAGAGATTGAACACATTTTTGATGTAACCAAAGATTTAAAAGACAAAACCAAAGCAGGCACTGAACATCACGTGTGTGAGGGCAAATCCATGTCGATGATTTTTGCCAAACCATCAGCACGTACGCGAATTTCATTTGAGACCGGAATGTACCAGCTTGGCGGCTATGCATTATACCTTTCACCCAATGACATTGGCATTGGCAAACGTGAAGCCGTAAAAGATATTGCACAGGTTGTTTCCCGTTATAATGATGTAATTATGGCGCGCCTGTTTGAGCATGCCCACATGGTTGAAATGGCCAAATTTGCTTCTGTACCTGTAATAAACGGCTTAACCGACTATAACCATCCCTGCCAGATTATGGCGGACATTTACACAGTAAAAGAACACAAAGGAAGGCACACAGATCTTAAGATTACATATATCGGAGATGGAAATAATATTGCCAATTCATGGATCAATCTTGCAGCTAAACTACCTTTGCACTTAGTGATTTGTTCACCGGGTGGTTATGAGCCTGATCCTGACACACTTGAATATGCACGGAATGAAGGAATTAGTACAGTTGAAGTTTTAACAGATCCTGTTGCGGCGGTTAAGGATGCTGATGTGATTTATACGGATGTTTGGGCCAGCATGGGACAGGAAGAAGAAGCTGCTGAAAGACGTAAGATTTTTATGCCATACCAGGTTAACAGCCAACTTATGCAACACGCTCATAAAGATGCGTTGGTTATGCATTGTCTGCCTGCTCACCGCGGTGATGAAATTACCGATGAAGTAATCGATGGGCCACAATCCATTGTTTTTGATGAAGCTGAAAACCGAATGCATGTTCAAAAAGCAATTATTTCTGTTTTGTTAAACAAATAA
- a CDS encoding histidinol-phosphate transaminase, whose product MPLVPQHIKDLVPYKAGKSIEDLKREYKPKKIVKLASNENPMGPSPMAVKAMQDSLTALHRYPNPASLDLRSALAKRFDVKVDHVITGHGSEGIMSLIMRTFMLDDEEALTSEGTFIGFKVLAQSRGIKLRMVPLKDYRFDLDAIAENINDKTKIIYLANPNNPTGTIFTVREFLEFKEKVPDNVLIIMDEAYFEFCYENPVYPDSMKYRLDNVITLRTFSKAYGLAGIRIGYGFAHDQLICNLMKVKLPFEPSIPAQAAGLAAMEDQQFLEKYLKLNLDGIQFFYDLFDKLGIRYIKTHANFVTIIFENEDIVNKVNDKLLRKGVIVRPLKAFGLPNCIRVNTGLMEENEFFSENFRNVI is encoded by the coding sequence ATGCCGTTAGTACCACAACATATAAAAGACCTTGTCCCTTATAAAGCAGGCAAATCAATTGAAGATTTAAAACGAGAATACAAACCAAAAAAAATTGTAAAACTGGCCTCCAATGAAAATCCAATGGGCCCTTCCCCAATGGCTGTTAAAGCTATGCAAGATTCATTAACCGCGTTGCACCGCTATCCCAATCCGGCTTCGCTGGATTTGCGTTCTGCTTTAGCAAAGCGTTTTGATGTGAAGGTCGATCACGTTATTACCGGGCATGGTTCAGAGGGAATTATGTCGTTGATTATGCGTACTTTTATGCTGGATGATGAAGAGGCACTAACATCAGAAGGCACATTTATCGGGTTCAAAGTATTAGCTCAATCTCGTGGAATTAAACTGCGAATGGTACCTTTAAAAGATTATCGATTTGATTTAGATGCTATTGCTGAAAATATTAATGACAAAACCAAAATAATCTATCTGGCCAATCCCAACAATCCAACCGGAACAATTTTTACAGTGCGTGAATTTTTAGAGTTTAAAGAAAAAGTACCGGATAATGTTTTGATTATTATGGATGAGGCATATTTTGAATTTTGTTATGAAAACCCGGTTTACCCGGACTCAATGAAGTACCGTCTTGATAATGTGATTACATTAAGGACTTTCTCCAAAGCTTATGGATTAGCCGGAATCCGTATTGGATATGGTTTTGCCCATGATCAGCTTATCTGCAATTTAATGAAAGTTAAACTCCCATTTGAACCAAGCATTCCAGCCCAAGCCGCAGGATTAGCTGCGATGGAAGATCAGCAATTTCTTGAAAAGTATCTTAAACTCAATTTAGACGGGATTCAGTTTTTTTATGATTTGTTTGATAAACTTGGAATTCGATATATAAAAACACATGCAAATTTTGTGACCATTATTTTTGAGAATGAAGATATTGTTAACAAAGTAAATGATAAACTTTTAAGAAAAGGCGTTATTGTCCGCCCGTTAAAAGCGTTTGGATTACCAAATTGCATTCGCGTAAATACCGGACTGATGGAGGAAAATGAATTTTTCTCGGAAAACTTTAGAAATGTTATTTAG
- a CDS encoding glycosyltransferase, with amino-acid sequence MKNIFFISIDPLIHRRRVINQIETAKNMGWNVSAISVGPHIQDKAGFPVFYINRPFKKGPLKFLHFNLKTFNILKKEKVDIIHARGLWVLPSILVFRFFKKFKLIYDAHEFFAGHELFQNHLWRRLTWLKLEKAAVSKIDSFITVSEPLGEFYKKLYPNIKRLDIIRSLPKQHITKIEKKVDDKKIKEIVFHGYFLPGRGLIQLIQATSKIENPEFHLTLIGEGILENELKKEINKNNMSDKISIEPMVESGKLLNKIETKDLGIALIEADSINRKYALPNKFFEYIQAGIPVLASNIPTLMEYVEKYQVGLTANPNSIDDIAEKLQTMLSDSNLFTKFSANCFKASKELCWENESKKLKNIYYEISNPSDRKD; translated from the coding sequence ATGAAAAATATATTCTTCATCTCAATAGATCCTCTTATACATAGAAGACGCGTAATAAACCAGATTGAGACAGCAAAAAATATGGGTTGGAATGTAAGCGCTATTAGCGTCGGACCACATATTCAAGATAAGGCCGGGTTTCCTGTTTTTTATATTAACCGGCCATTTAAAAAGGGACCTTTAAAGTTTCTGCATTTTAATTTAAAAACCTTCAATATTTTAAAAAAAGAAAAAGTAGATATAATTCATGCCAGAGGATTGTGGGTACTGCCGTCCATTTTGGTTTTTCGATTTTTTAAAAAATTCAAACTTATCTATGATGCGCATGAATTTTTTGCCGGGCATGAGTTGTTCCAAAATCATTTGTGGCGAAGGTTAACCTGGTTAAAGTTAGAAAAAGCAGCCGTCTCAAAAATAGATTCTTTCATTACCGTTTCCGAACCCCTTGGTGAGTTTTATAAAAAGCTATATCCAAATATAAAAAGGCTTGACATAATTCGCAGTTTACCTAAACAACATATCACAAAAATTGAAAAAAAAGTTGATGATAAAAAAATAAAAGAAATTGTCTTCCACGGCTATTTTTTACCTGGAAGAGGATTAATTCAGCTTATTCAGGCCACTTCAAAAATTGAAAATCCAGAATTCCATTTAACACTTATTGGTGAAGGGATTCTTGAAAACGAGCTAAAAAAAGAAATAAATAAAAACAATATGAGTGATAAAATATCTATTGAACCAATGGTTGAAAGTGGAAAACTTTTGAATAAAATAGAAACAAAAGACCTGGGTATTGCTTTAATTGAAGCTGATTCGATCAATAGAAAATATGCTCTTCCAAATAAATTCTTTGAATATATTCAGGCAGGAATACCAGTTCTGGCAAGTAATATACCAACGCTAATGGAATATGTTGAAAAATACCAGGTGGGATTAACAGCAAATCCAAATTCTATTGATGACATTGCAGAAAAACTCCAAACAATGCTATCAGATTCTAATTTATTTACAAAATTTAGTGCGAATTGCTTTAAGGCTTCAAAAGAACTTTGCTGGGAAAATGAATCAAAGAAACTTAAAAACATATATTATGAGATTTCAAACCCAAGTGACAGAAAAGATTAA
- a CDS encoding GNAT family N-acetyltransferase, with amino-acid sequence MTNSKYNLQILDEKEYPSWDTFVELSPQGTLFHTTQWARIIEHVFKRSFEILVLNKNDHICAGILYWPKKVMFLNAITNIPNTTYQGIIFQQPISTKSSTVNAEYQQQVEIILNKLTSEFHLIDIPLSPGIVDIRPFEWAGFKAKTSYTYTFPIIDFEMLKKQFSQDLRRKIKKILNSENVFKESTETKLVAQFVMDSYKKHNTSPAISQPLLKAFMDNCIENKIGRLFYQHSNGKPVAGIFILSDNKTIYALFSGISKTARNEINSELLHTFILIQPEFIGKNFDFLGANTQYFEQFKRSFGGNLGPYFKVNYTRNLTIKPIFLSRLIIHKAKRKLKSFY; translated from the coding sequence ATGACTAATTCAAAATATAATCTTCAAATTCTGGACGAGAAAGAGTATCCTTCCTGGGACACTTTTGTAGAATTATCTCCACAAGGGACATTATTCCATACAACACAATGGGCAAGGATAATTGAGCACGTTTTTAAGCGATCTTTTGAAATTCTGGTCTTAAACAAAAATGATCACATATGTGCTGGAATCCTTTATTGGCCAAAAAAAGTGATGTTTCTTAATGCTATCACAAATATCCCAAATACAACATATCAGGGAATAATTTTTCAACAACCCATTTCAACCAAATCGTCTACAGTAAATGCAGAATACCAACAACAAGTAGAAATTATTTTAAATAAACTTACAAGTGAATTTCACCTGATTGACATACCCTTGTCACCCGGGATTGTTGATATTCGCCCTTTTGAATGGGCAGGCTTTAAGGCAAAAACATCATACACATATACTTTTCCTATTATTGATTTTGAAATGCTAAAAAAGCAATTCAGCCAGGATCTTAGAAGGAAAATAAAAAAAATATTAAATAGTGAAAATGTGTTTAAGGAATCAACCGAAACTAAGCTGGTTGCACAATTTGTAATGGATAGCTATAAAAAACACAACACGTCTCCTGCAATTTCCCAACCCCTTCTGAAAGCGTTTATGGATAATTGCATTGAAAATAAAATCGGACGATTATTTTATCAACATTCAAATGGGAAACCGGTTGCAGGTATTTTCATCTTATCAGACAACAAAACTATTTATGCACTTTTTTCTGGAATTTCAAAAACAGCAAGGAATGAAATAAATAGCGAATTACTGCATACTTTTATATTAATCCAACCTGAGTTTATTGGAAAGAATTTTGATTTCCTTGGTGCTAATACACAATATTTCGAGCAATTTAAAAGAAGCTTTGGCGGCAACCTTGGGCCATATTTTAAAGTAAATTATACCCGTAATCTAACAATCAAGCCAATCTTTTTATCACGCTTAATTATTCATAAGGCTAAAAGAAAGTTAAAGTCATTTTATTAA
- the hslU gene encoding ATP-dependent protease ATPase subunit HslU: protein MKELTPKQIVNELDKYIIGQDAAKKMVAIALRNRWRRQQVAGDLKEEIMPNNIILIGATGVGKTEISRRLAKLAGAPFTKIEASKFTEVGYVGRDVESIIRDLTGIGVQMVQEEQTAKVEDKAKEHAIERILDLLLPPISAKKKPVGEMDESDQLELRHERTREKLRAQFLEGKLDDRSVEINIPSENMQMMQVFSPMGMEEMGMNLQEMFGGMMPKKVKKRKTTVKEAFIVLTQQEAQKLIDMDEVVRKAIDRVQNSGIVFIDEIDKIAGGSSGKHGPDVSREGVQRDMLPIVEGTSVTTKFGVVKTDHILFVAAGAFHVSKPSDLIPELQGRFPIRVELTSLKEEDFVKILTEPKNALIKQYRALLETEGVDLTFKASAIKEIAHLAAVVNTRAENIGARRLHTILSSLLEEILFDVPDIQMDKISLDAKMVKEKLKNIVEDEDLSKYIL, encoded by the coding sequence ATGAAAGAATTAACACCAAAACAAATTGTAAACGAACTCGATAAATACATCATCGGCCAGGATGCTGCAAAAAAAATGGTGGCTATTGCTTTGCGAAACAGATGGCGCCGCCAACAGGTAGCCGGTGATTTAAAAGAAGAAATAATGCCCAATAATATTATCCTGATTGGTGCAACAGGAGTTGGAAAAACTGAAATATCGCGCAGATTAGCTAAACTGGCCGGCGCTCCATTCACAAAAATTGAAGCATCTAAATTTACAGAAGTTGGCTATGTGGGCCGGGATGTAGAATCCATTATCCGTGATTTAACAGGCATTGGCGTACAAATGGTCCAGGAAGAACAAACTGCCAAAGTAGAAGATAAAGCAAAGGAACATGCCATCGAACGTATCCTTGATTTATTGTTGCCACCAATCTCCGCTAAGAAAAAACCGGTTGGTGAGATGGATGAATCGGATCAACTTGAATTGCGACATGAACGCACACGGGAAAAATTGCGCGCTCAATTTTTAGAAGGAAAGCTGGATGACCGCTCTGTTGAGATAAATATCCCCAGTGAAAATATGCAGATGATGCAGGTTTTCTCGCCGATGGGTATGGAAGAAATGGGCATGAACTTACAGGAAATGTTTGGCGGGATGATGCCAAAAAAGGTTAAAAAACGGAAAACTACAGTTAAAGAAGCTTTTATCGTTTTAACCCAGCAAGAAGCACAAAAATTAATCGATATGGATGAGGTTGTGCGCAAAGCCATCGACCGTGTTCAAAATTCCGGTATCGTTTTTATTGATGAAATCGATAAAATTGCCGGTGGGTCCAGTGGAAAACATGGACCGGATGTATCGCGAGAAGGTGTTCAACGCGATATGTTGCCAATTGTTGAAGGAACGTCGGTAACAACTAAATTTGGCGTTGTCAAAACTGACCACATTCTTTTTGTTGCGGCTGGGGCTTTTCATGTCAGTAAACCATCAGATTTGATCCCGGAACTACAAGGACGTTTTCCAATCCGTGTTGAATTAACCAGCCTTAAAGAAGAAGATTTTGTAAAGATTTTAACAGAACCTAAAAATGCATTAATTAAACAATACCGTGCCCTGCTCGAAACTGAAGGTGTTGATCTAACTTTTAAAGCGAGCGCTATTAAAGAGATTGCACATTTAGCTGCTGTGGTTAATACACGTGCCGAAAATATTGGTGCAAGGCGCTTACATACTATTCTCTCTTCACTGCTGGAAGAAATTCTTTTTGATGTACCAGATATCCAGATGGACAAAATCTCGCTTGATGCAAAGATGGTAAAAGAGAAGTTGAAAAATATTGTAGAAGATGAAGATTTGAGTAAATATATTTTATAG
- a CDS encoding alkaline phosphatase, producing MTKPLLLILFLFFFSCNTSNKEQAPKNIILFIGDGMGLSQISALKTVTGQPNLARFKTVGFLTTHSADEYVTDSAAGATAMATGQKTNNYFVALSPEKKPLKTVIEYAGEKGKATGLVVTSGINHATPASFVAHVDDRWKYNEIARHIADASVDVLIGGRLGNFLPQSHDSSLREDDLDLLGQLQKKMKVVTSVKTFKELTNERTLAYLYSKESPKKAGQRPLTLKEMTKKAIEVLSQNENGFFLMVEGSQIDWGGHDNDHDYIISEIVEFDEAVGSGLDFALKNEETLIIVTADHETGGFALVNGSVEEKIISEAAFTSTHHTGTMVPIFSYGPQAEIFGGIHDNTFVGKKIIEFNR from the coding sequence ATGACAAAACCTCTGCTTCTGATTCTATTCTTGTTTTTCTTTTCCTGCAACACTTCAAATAAAGAACAGGCCCCAAAAAACATCATTCTTTTTATTGGTGATGGAATGGGTCTATCGCAAATTTCAGCTTTAAAAACAGTTACCGGTCAGCCCAATTTGGCACGTTTTAAAACAGTGGGTTTCTTAACAACTCACTCTGCGGATGAGTATGTAACAGATTCTGCAGCTGGTGCCACTGCCATGGCAACTGGCCAAAAAACAAATAATTATTTTGTAGCGTTATCACCAGAAAAAAAACCTTTAAAAACAGTTATTGAATATGCTGGGGAAAAAGGTAAGGCTACCGGACTTGTTGTCACATCCGGAATTAATCATGCCACACCGGCCAGCTTTGTAGCACATGTTGATGACCGATGGAAATATAATGAAATAGCACGGCACATTGCAGATGCAAGTGTTGATGTCTTAATTGGCGGAAGATTGGGTAATTTTCTACCGCAAAGCCATGACAGCAGCTTGCGCGAAGATGATTTGGATCTTTTAGGACAGCTTCAAAAGAAAATGAAAGTTGTGACTTCAGTAAAAACATTTAAGGAACTTACCAACGAAAGAACGCTCGCCTATCTCTATTCAAAGGAAAGCCCTAAAAAAGCCGGCCAAAGGCCTCTGACCTTAAAAGAAATGACCAAAAAGGCAATTGAGGTATTATCCCAAAATGAAAACGGTTTTTTCCTCATGGTTGAAGGTTCACAAATTGATTGGGGTGGTCATGATAATGATCATGATTACATCATATCAGAAATAGTTGAGTTTGACGAAGCCGTTGGGAGCGGATTGGATTTTGCATTAAAAAATGAAGAAACTTTAATTATTGTAACTGCTGATCATGAGACAGGTGGGTTTGCACTAGTAAATGGTTCTGTGGAAGAAAAAATCATTTCCGAAGCAGCTTTCACAAGTACACACCATACAGGAACCATGGTGCCAATATTTTCATATGGACCACAAGCTGAAATTTTTGGCGGGATTCATGATAACACATTTGTTGGGAAGAAAATTATTGAATTTAATAGGTAG